Proteins encoded together in one Anguilla anguilla isolate fAngAng1 chromosome 9, fAngAng1.pri, whole genome shotgun sequence window:
- the LOC118236140 gene encoding ephexin-1-like isoform X2 — MMSTERLFSPKPPKPRKPPHLKKSHCPLPVGRGTTAVTSGSQVKKIVEHLNQQDSIVVSPKAEERSQPLREPKTTPNTKHRPPQLSQKNSLSQREREQKVKQKEDGKGHSIPSMNRQGGRSDGMEVEAEVQTQNKDETAQGSAATPSLLCENSCTCFCHQQRPSMQLVWVPKEEEEKEKEERDTGSEGGRQRKMERVPLSGEHMEQSNRVERMKVQQVPDATTTDDKCQYSKAFSQITTLYPTKFYHRSHWSTPISGKSIYVQLGPKVTQDTPPPVPPRTPHQSDNLNQGSSSTSPTAKLDPPTKDSLCHSQLPPPPPNHPQPQHHSEILSSRCSPQSENDDNDLDGWEKVDPIREEEPPTLLAQSLSTDLESCLNDEPLYQEYRATVINKEIQHQAKSASIGSTSSSDQEWGAGDLGNSLKLKKGPTQSILWQELPSVRNSGVLPSLSPADRKRQESMFEVLTSEVSYLRSLRVLTDHFLDSRDLDETLIIRDKKTLFSNILSVREVSERFLKDLEQRVSEGPVISDICDIIHHHAQHSFSPYIEYIRNQVYQEKTYSSLMQKNVQFVTVITRLQGSPMCQRLPFTSFLLLPFQRITRIKMLIESILKKTQEGTKEEQTASQALAAVSQIIEECNAQVGKMKQMEELLHIAQMLEFHKLKAIPIVSQRRFLEKRGELQEMTKGGALFNLRPKFTPIYLFLFNDLLIFTYKKSSDRYIVTDHAHRSLVHVQAISKEKQGSGFDRCFCLMLLENHQGCTYERLLKAPTESDMHRWMAAFHNLTGPGRDEDEVVYEDWDCPQVHCLEQYVAQQTDELDLEPTDIINVLRKTNEGWYEGIRLSDGKKGWFPASNVQEITNEHVRRRNLREQYHIIRVAAQTRPTQAHKPEPTPGALFYVTNSEVATQKGQ; from the exons ATGATGTCCACCGAACGCCTGttttcccccaaacccccaaaaccAAGAAAACCTCCACATCTCAAAAAATCGCACTGCCCCCTGCCAGTAGGGAGGGGTACTACTGCTGTCACATCAGGCAGCCAAGTGAAGAAGATTGTGGAACATTTAAACCAGCAGGACAGCATAGTGGTTAGCCCGAAGGCTGAAGAGAGAAGTCAACCCCTCAGGGAGCCAAAAACAACCCCTAACACCAAACACAGACCCCCACAGCTATCCCAGAAGAACAGTCtctcacagagggagagagaacagaaggtCAAGCAGAAAGAAGATGGAAAAGGGCACAGCATCCCATCTATGAATAGGCAAGGGGGACGGTCAG ATGGCATGGAGGTGGAGGCAGAGGTGCAAACACAGAACAAAGATGAAACCGCTCAGGGCTCAGCAGCAACCCCTAGCCTGCTCTGTGAGAACAGCTGCACCTGCTTCTGCCACCAACAGCGACCCAGCATGCAGTTGGTGTGGGTCCctaaggaagaggaggagaaagagaaagaagaaagagacacaggaagtgaaggagggaggcagagaaaaATGGAGAGAGTACCCTTAAGTGGAGAGCACATGGAGCAGAGCAACCGGGTAGAGAGGATGAAGGTCCAGCAAGTTCCGGATGCGACCACGACGGATGATAAGTGTCAGTACTCCAAGGCATTCTCCCAGATAACCACCCTGTATCCCACTAAATTCTATCACCGGTCTCATTGGTCTACTCCCATCTCTGGCAAAAGCATATACGTCCAGCTGGGTCCCAAGGTTACACAGGACACTCCGCCTCCTGTCCCTCCGAGAACCCCCCACCAATCAGACAACCTGAATCAAGGCTCCTCCTCTACGTCTCCCACGGCCAAGTTGGACCCCCCCACTAAAGACAGCCTGTGTCACAGCCAGCTGCCGCCCCCGCCACCCAATCACCCccagccccaacaccacagcGAGATCCTCAGTAGCCGCTGCAGTCCACAGTCAG AGAACGATGACAATGATTTGGATGGCTGGGAAAAAGTGGACCCAATCAGAGAAGAAGA GCCTCCCACATTGTTAGCTCAGAGTTTATCCACTGACTTGGAGTCTTGCCTCAATGATG AACCTCTGTATCAGGAGTACCGCGCCACTGTCATCAACAAGGAGATCCAACATCAGGCAAAATCTGCCAGCATCGGTAGCACAAGTTCGAGTGACCAGGAATGGGGGGCAGGGGACCTTGGAAACAGTTTGAAGCTCAAGAAGGGCCCCACACAGAGCATTCTGTGGCAGGAGCTGCCATCCGTGAGGAACAGCGGGGTTCTGCCGTCCCTCAGCCCGGCTGATCGCAAACGGCAGGAG aGCATGTTTGAGGTGCTGACGTCAGAGGTGTCGTACCTACGCTCCCTCAGAGTGCTCACTGATCACTTCTTGGACTCACGTGACCTGGATGAGACACTCATCATTCGAGACAAGAAGACCCTCTTCTCCAACATCCTTAGCGTGCGTGAGGTCAGCGAGAG GTTCCTGAAGGATCTGGAACAGCGTGTAAGCGAGGGCCCTGTGATCTCAGacatctgtgacatcatccaccACCATGCCCAGCACAGCTTCTCCCCTTACATCGAGTACATCCGCAACCAGGTCTATCAAGAGAAGACCTACAGCTCCCTCAT GCAGAAGAATGTGCAGTTTGTGACAGTGATTACTCGCCTGCAGGGGTCGCCAATGTGCCAGCGTCTGCCCTTCACCTCCTTCCTGCTGCTGCCCTTCCAGCGAATCACGCGCATAAAGATGCTCATCGAG AGCATCCTGAAGAAGACTCAGGAAGGGACCAAGGAAGAGCAGACTGCCTCCCAAGCGCTGGCCGCAGTATCTCAA ATCATCGAGGAGTGCAATGCTCAGGTGGGGAAGATGAAGCAGATGGAGGAGCTGCTACACATTGCTCAGATGCTGGAGTTCCACAAGCTCAAG GCCATACCCATTGTCTCTCAGAGGCGTTTCCTCGAGAAACGTGGCGAGCTACAGGAGATGACCAAAGGGGGTGCCCTGTTCAACCTCCGCCCCAAATTTACCCCCATCTACCTCTTCCTCTTCAACGATCTCCTCATCTTCACCTACAAAAAGAG TTCGGATCGTTACATCGTGACTGATCATGCCCACCGATCACTGGTCCACGTGCAGGCCATTAGTAAAGAAAAGCAGGGCTCGGGGTTCGATCGCTGCTTCTGTCTGATGCTGTTGGAGAACCACCAAGGCTGCACCTATGAGCGTCTGCTCAAGGCTCCCACAGA GTCTGATATGCACAGGTGGATGGCAGCATTTCATAATCTCACTGGCCCCGGGAGAGATGAGGATGAAGTAGTGTATGAAGACTGGG ACTGCCCACAGGTTCACTGTTTGGAGCAGTATGTGGCTCAGCAAACTGATGAACTTGACCTGGAACCGACTGACATCATCAACGTCTTGAGAAAGACCAATGAGG gttGGTACGAGGGAATCCGTCTCTCTGATGGAAAGAAAGGATGGTTCCCAGCTAGCAACGTGCAGGAGATCACCAATGAGCATGTGCGGAGACGCAACCTCCGTGAACAGTACCATATCATCCGGGTCGCAGCGCAGACGAGGCCTACACAGGCCCACAAGCCTGAACCGACCCCAGGAGCGCTGTTCTACGTGACAAATAGCGAGGTGGCGACGCAGAAGGGACAGTAA
- the LOC118236140 gene encoding ephexin-1-like isoform X1 — MMSTERLFSPKPPKPRKPPHLKKSHCPLPVGRGTTAVTSGSQVKKIVEHLNQQDSIVVSPKAEERSQPLREPKTTPNTKHRPPQLSQKNSLSQREREQKVKQKEDGKGHSIPSMNRQGGRSAPDGMEVEAEVQTQNKDETAQGSAATPSLLCENSCTCFCHQQRPSMQLVWVPKEEEEKEKEERDTGSEGGRQRKMERVPLSGEHMEQSNRVERMKVQQVPDATTTDDKCQYSKAFSQITTLYPTKFYHRSHWSTPISGKSIYVQLGPKVTQDTPPPVPPRTPHQSDNLNQGSSSTSPTAKLDPPTKDSLCHSQLPPPPPNHPQPQHHSEILSSRCSPQSENDDNDLDGWEKVDPIREEEPPTLLAQSLSTDLESCLNDEPLYQEYRATVINKEIQHQAKSASIGSTSSSDQEWGAGDLGNSLKLKKGPTQSILWQELPSVRNSGVLPSLSPADRKRQESMFEVLTSEVSYLRSLRVLTDHFLDSRDLDETLIIRDKKTLFSNILSVREVSERFLKDLEQRVSEGPVISDICDIIHHHAQHSFSPYIEYIRNQVYQEKTYSSLMQKNVQFVTVITRLQGSPMCQRLPFTSFLLLPFQRITRIKMLIESILKKTQEGTKEEQTASQALAAVSQIIEECNAQVGKMKQMEELLHIAQMLEFHKLKAIPIVSQRRFLEKRGELQEMTKGGALFNLRPKFTPIYLFLFNDLLIFTYKKSSDRYIVTDHAHRSLVHVQAISKEKQGSGFDRCFCLMLLENHQGCTYERLLKAPTESDMHRWMAAFHNLTGPGRDEDEVVYEDWDCPQVHCLEQYVAQQTDELDLEPTDIINVLRKTNEGWYEGIRLSDGKKGWFPASNVQEITNEHVRRRNLREQYHIIRVAAQTRPTQAHKPEPTPGALFYVTNSEVATQKGQ; from the exons ATGATGTCCACCGAACGCCTGttttcccccaaacccccaaaaccAAGAAAACCTCCACATCTCAAAAAATCGCACTGCCCCCTGCCAGTAGGGAGGGGTACTACTGCTGTCACATCAGGCAGCCAAGTGAAGAAGATTGTGGAACATTTAAACCAGCAGGACAGCATAGTGGTTAGCCCGAAGGCTGAAGAGAGAAGTCAACCCCTCAGGGAGCCAAAAACAACCCCTAACACCAAACACAGACCCCCACAGCTATCCCAGAAGAACAGTCtctcacagagggagagagaacagaaggtCAAGCAGAAAGAAGATGGAAAAGGGCACAGCATCCCATCTATGAATAGGCAAGGGGGACGGTCAG CTCCAGATGGCATGGAGGTGGAGGCAGAGGTGCAAACACAGAACAAAGATGAAACCGCTCAGGGCTCAGCAGCAACCCCTAGCCTGCTCTGTGAGAACAGCTGCACCTGCTTCTGCCACCAACAGCGACCCAGCATGCAGTTGGTGTGGGTCCctaaggaagaggaggagaaagagaaagaagaaagagacacaggaagtgaaggagggaggcagagaaaaATGGAGAGAGTACCCTTAAGTGGAGAGCACATGGAGCAGAGCAACCGGGTAGAGAGGATGAAGGTCCAGCAAGTTCCGGATGCGACCACGACGGATGATAAGTGTCAGTACTCCAAGGCATTCTCCCAGATAACCACCCTGTATCCCACTAAATTCTATCACCGGTCTCATTGGTCTACTCCCATCTCTGGCAAAAGCATATACGTCCAGCTGGGTCCCAAGGTTACACAGGACACTCCGCCTCCTGTCCCTCCGAGAACCCCCCACCAATCAGACAACCTGAATCAAGGCTCCTCCTCTACGTCTCCCACGGCCAAGTTGGACCCCCCCACTAAAGACAGCCTGTGTCACAGCCAGCTGCCGCCCCCGCCACCCAATCACCCccagccccaacaccacagcGAGATCCTCAGTAGCCGCTGCAGTCCACAGTCAG AGAACGATGACAATGATTTGGATGGCTGGGAAAAAGTGGACCCAATCAGAGAAGAAGA GCCTCCCACATTGTTAGCTCAGAGTTTATCCACTGACTTGGAGTCTTGCCTCAATGATG AACCTCTGTATCAGGAGTACCGCGCCACTGTCATCAACAAGGAGATCCAACATCAGGCAAAATCTGCCAGCATCGGTAGCACAAGTTCGAGTGACCAGGAATGGGGGGCAGGGGACCTTGGAAACAGTTTGAAGCTCAAGAAGGGCCCCACACAGAGCATTCTGTGGCAGGAGCTGCCATCCGTGAGGAACAGCGGGGTTCTGCCGTCCCTCAGCCCGGCTGATCGCAAACGGCAGGAG aGCATGTTTGAGGTGCTGACGTCAGAGGTGTCGTACCTACGCTCCCTCAGAGTGCTCACTGATCACTTCTTGGACTCACGTGACCTGGATGAGACACTCATCATTCGAGACAAGAAGACCCTCTTCTCCAACATCCTTAGCGTGCGTGAGGTCAGCGAGAG GTTCCTGAAGGATCTGGAACAGCGTGTAAGCGAGGGCCCTGTGATCTCAGacatctgtgacatcatccaccACCATGCCCAGCACAGCTTCTCCCCTTACATCGAGTACATCCGCAACCAGGTCTATCAAGAGAAGACCTACAGCTCCCTCAT GCAGAAGAATGTGCAGTTTGTGACAGTGATTACTCGCCTGCAGGGGTCGCCAATGTGCCAGCGTCTGCCCTTCACCTCCTTCCTGCTGCTGCCCTTCCAGCGAATCACGCGCATAAAGATGCTCATCGAG AGCATCCTGAAGAAGACTCAGGAAGGGACCAAGGAAGAGCAGACTGCCTCCCAAGCGCTGGCCGCAGTATCTCAA ATCATCGAGGAGTGCAATGCTCAGGTGGGGAAGATGAAGCAGATGGAGGAGCTGCTACACATTGCTCAGATGCTGGAGTTCCACAAGCTCAAG GCCATACCCATTGTCTCTCAGAGGCGTTTCCTCGAGAAACGTGGCGAGCTACAGGAGATGACCAAAGGGGGTGCCCTGTTCAACCTCCGCCCCAAATTTACCCCCATCTACCTCTTCCTCTTCAACGATCTCCTCATCTTCACCTACAAAAAGAG TTCGGATCGTTACATCGTGACTGATCATGCCCACCGATCACTGGTCCACGTGCAGGCCATTAGTAAAGAAAAGCAGGGCTCGGGGTTCGATCGCTGCTTCTGTCTGATGCTGTTGGAGAACCACCAAGGCTGCACCTATGAGCGTCTGCTCAAGGCTCCCACAGA GTCTGATATGCACAGGTGGATGGCAGCATTTCATAATCTCACTGGCCCCGGGAGAGATGAGGATGAAGTAGTGTATGAAGACTGGG ACTGCCCACAGGTTCACTGTTTGGAGCAGTATGTGGCTCAGCAAACTGATGAACTTGACCTGGAACCGACTGACATCATCAACGTCTTGAGAAAGACCAATGAGG gttGGTACGAGGGAATCCGTCTCTCTGATGGAAAGAAAGGATGGTTCCCAGCTAGCAACGTGCAGGAGATCACCAATGAGCATGTGCGGAGACGCAACCTCCGTGAACAGTACCATATCATCCGGGTCGCAGCGCAGACGAGGCCTACACAGGCCCACAAGCCTGAACCGACCCCAGGAGCGCTGTTCTACGTGACAAATAGCGAGGTGGCGACGCAGAAGGGACAGTAA
- the rangrf gene encoding ran guanine nucleotide release factor, with amino-acid sequence MQSISDNGTEARPLFGGALSAVVPHSASDISEVREIPDNQEVFVHKQTDQSIMVDLLEYQAHVQDIEAARYHFEDLAGSNEASSPGSSEVVHVEPLSKSQLSLQECSCAFLLTGTQRVSKFNEEAKNTVNIHLGLLRLPQFSTDILVTFNDPSSISPLSSSAAGDGVVIAAPWTVQDFLQLLQSLRLLDAGVFG; translated from the exons ATGCAGAGCATCAGCGATAACGGAACTGAAGCCCGACCTCTATTCGGGGGTGCACTGTCTGCTGTCGTTCCGCACAGTGCTAGCGACATCAG TGAGGTGAGGGAGATCCCAGACAACCAGGAAGTGTTTGTCCATAAGCAGACAGATCAAAGCATCATGGTGGATCTGCTGGAGTACCAGGCTCATGTGCAGGACATTGAAGCTGCCAG GTACCACTTTGAAGACTTGGCCGGCAGCAATGAGGCATCGAGTCCAGGGTCCTCAGAGGTGGTTCATGTGGAGCCCCTCAGCAAATCTCAGCTTTCCCTGCAGGAGTGCAGCTGTGCTTTTCTCCTAACCGGCACACAGCGCGTATCCAAATTCAACGAAGAG gctaaAAACACAGTAAATATCCACCTGGGACTTCTCCGCCTGCCACAGTTCTCTACCGACATTCTGGTGACCTTCAATGACCCTTCAAGCATTAG tCCTCtcagcagcagtgcagcaggGGACGGTGTGGTAATCGCAGCCCCCTGGACGGTGCAGGACTTCCTACAGTTGCTGCAGTCCCTCCGGCTCCTGGACGCTGGCGTGTTTGGATAG
- the slc25a35 gene encoding solute carrier family 25 member 35 produces MDFILSGTAACGACLFTNPLEVVKTRMQLQGELKSRGSYQVYYRNVFHAFYTIGKVDGIAGLQKGLAPGLLYQFFMNGVRLGSYAIIESSGYIHTDGRVSAAKSTVAGAVAGVVGAVMGSPIYLVKTHLQSQATSSIAVGHQYKHRGMFHAFAGIHREHGILGLWRGSSAAVPRVSVGSAAQLCTFSSSKELITDLQVFAEGSWLIALSAGMMSSVVVVLAMTPFDVVSTRLYNQPVDQLGQGKIYRGFSDCFSKTLKKEGLTGLYKGIGASYFRLGPHTILSLLFWNELRKLYQPYR; encoded by the exons ATGGATTTCATTCTCAGCGGAACGGCTGCTTGTGGGGCTTGCCTTTTCACGAACCCACTTGAAGTTGTGAAGACTCGTATGCAATTGCAAGGCGAGCTGAAAAGCCGGGGCTCATACCAAGTGTATTATCGCAATGTATTCCATGCCTTCTACACTATTGGTAAAGTTGACGGAATCGCCGGGCTACAGAAGGGGCTGGCCCCGGGGTTACTGTATCAGTTTTTCATGAATGGTGTCCGGCTAGGCTCGTACGCAATCATTGAGTCTTCAGGCTACATCCACACGGACGGAAGAGTCAGTGCAGCCAAGAGTACCGTGGCTGGAGCAGTCGCCGGCGTAGTGGGAGCAGTCATGGGAAGTCCGATCTATTTG GTAAAGACTCACCTTCAGAGCCAGGCCACCTCTTCCATTGCAGTAGGACACCAGTACAAACACCGG GGGATGTTCCACGCCTTCGCGGGCATCCACCGGGAGCACGGCATTCTGGGGCTGTGGAGGGGTTCGAGTGCAGCAGTGCCCAGGGTCAGCGTGGGGTCAGCCGCCCAGCTCTGTACCTTCTCTTCTTCCAAAGAATTAATCACTGACCTGCAG GTGTTTGCAGAGGGCAGCTGGCTTATAGCGCTGAGCGCTGGAATGATGAGcagtgtggtggtggtgctggctATGACGCCCTTCGACGTGGTCAGCACGCGTCTGTACAACCAGCCGGTGGATCAGCTGGGCCAG GGGAAGATTTATAGGGGATTTTCAGACTGCTTCTCCAAGACCCTGAAGAAAGAAGGGTTGACTGGGCTATATAAGGGCATTGGGGCCTCCTACTTTCGTTTGGGGCCCCACACCATCCTGTCTTTACTGTTTTGGAATGAGCTGCGCAAGCTCTACCAGCCTTACAGGTag
- the LOC118234964 gene encoding macrophage-capping protein-like, with protein MLHFPVVPGQFGPEARELGLKGWRVEKMKAVSLDPSDLGAFFTGDSYLILSNRGDEGADLHMWIGEKSSRDEQVACAMLATQLDHFLRTDPVHHRQVQGYESPEFMSLFPRGVSYKEGGVESGFRKVQSGSAPIHRLYQVKGKRNIRAREVELSWKSFNKGDCFILDLGETILSWVGSKANMFEKQKAREISMLIRDADKHGKARIFDVSEGEETPEMLQVLGPMPELKESIPEEDTQADVSNCASLFKVSDATGRMTLTKVSEKSPFGKDLLVRDDCFILDNGANGQIFVWKGSGANPEEKKEALKMAENFIEQMNYPRMKTQVKIFPQGRETMIFKQFFKDWD; from the exons ATGCTGCATTTCCCAGTAGTACCGGGACAGTTTGGTCCGGAGGCTCGGGAGCTGGGTCTCAAAGGCTGGAGGGTGGAGAAGATGAAGGCCGTTTCATTGGACCCCTCGGACCTGGGGGCTTTCTTTACCGGGGATTCCTACCTGATTCTGAGTAACCGTGGAGACGAAGGAGCTGACCTACACATGTGGATCG GTGAGAAGTCCTCTCGAGACGAGCAGGTGGCCTGTGCCATGTTGGCCACACAGCTGGATCACTTCCTGCGCACAGACCCCGTGCATCACCGACAGGTGCAGGGCTATGAGTCCCCTGAGTTTATGAGCCTCTTCCCCAGGGGAGTCAGCTATAAG gagggtGGTGTGGAGTCAGGGTTTAGGAAGGTTCAGTCTGGTTCTGCTCCAATCCACCGGTTATACCAGGTCAAAGGCAAAAGAAACATCCGAGCCAGGGAGGTAGAACTCAGCTGGAAGAGTTTCAACAAGGGCGACTGTTTCATACTGGACCTGGGAGAG ACAATATTGTCCTGGGTCGGTTCCAAGGCCAATATGTTTGAGAAACAGAAGGCACGGGAGATTTCCATGCTTATTCGGGACGCGGACAAACATGGCAAGGCCCGCATCTTTGACGTGAGCGAGGGAGAAGAGACGCCCGAGATGCTTCAG GTTCTGGGCCCTATGCCAGAATTGAAAGAGAGCATCCCAGAGGAGGACACCCAAGCTGATGTCTCTAATTGTGCCTCTTTATTCAAG GTGTCTGATGCCACGGGCAGAATGACTCTGACCAAAGTGTCAGAGAAGAGTCCGTTTGGGAAGGACCTCTTGGTCCGGGATGACTGCTTTATCCTGGACAACGGGGCTAACGGCCAGATCTTTGTGTGGAAAG GGAGCGGAGCCAATccagaggagaagaaagaggcACTAAAGATGGCAGAAAACTTTATCGAGCAGATGAACTACCCCAGAATGAAGACACAG